Proteins found in one Vagococcus carniphilus genomic segment:
- the queG gene encoding tRNA epoxyqueuosine(34) reductase QueG yields the protein MYHTLKKEIIKASQEIGIDKIGFTTAEPFDHLKESLYEQKENLHTTGFEHPNIEERIYPDLIFQEPKSIISIALAYPSRLSQRPEKIRGEKRGKFAKASWGIDYHDILRDRMDKLIDFIKEATDNNPDISFKPMVDTGELIDVAVAQRAGIGFIGKNGLLITEEFGSYVYLGEIVTNIPFEADNPKVNQCGECTKCVDYCPTSALLGDGRMNGKRCLSYQTQTKGMMPEEFRPKIRTVIYGCDICQEVCPFNQGQNNHFHQEMEIDPEIIQPLLKPMLTISNKEFKQTFGILAGSWRGKKPLQRNAIIALANARDKTAVPNLLRCLEEDPRPVIRGTAAWALSILAKGNEAVLSFLEESLVKETDEEATTEIEKAITSLKKG from the coding sequence ATGTATCACACATTAAAAAAAGAAATTATTAAAGCAAGCCAAGAAATTGGCATTGATAAAATTGGGTTTACAACAGCTGAACCCTTTGATCACTTAAAAGAAAGTTTATATGAACAAAAAGAAAATTTACATACAACAGGATTTGAACATCCAAATATTGAAGAGAGAATCTACCCTGATTTAATCTTTCAAGAACCTAAATCGATTATTTCAATTGCTCTGGCTTATCCGAGTCGTTTAAGTCAAAGACCTGAAAAAATTAGAGGTGAAAAACGCGGTAAATTCGCAAAAGCCTCTTGGGGAATTGATTACCATGATATTTTAAGGGATAGAATGGATAAATTAATCGACTTTATTAAAGAGGCAACTGACAATAATCCTGATATTTCTTTTAAGCCGATGGTTGATACAGGAGAGTTAATCGATGTAGCTGTTGCACAAAGAGCTGGTATTGGGTTTATTGGAAAGAATGGACTATTAATTACAGAAGAATTTGGTTCTTATGTTTACTTAGGCGAAATTGTAACAAATATTCCTTTTGAAGCGGACAACCCTAAAGTAAATCAGTGCGGGGAGTGTACTAAGTGTGTTGATTATTGTCCTACTTCTGCTCTTTTAGGAGATGGGCGAATGAACGGAAAAAGATGTTTATCTTATCAAACCCAAACTAAAGGGATGATGCCAGAAGAATTCCGACCTAAAATTAGAACTGTTATCTATGGATGCGATATTTGTCAGGAAGTCTGCCCATTTAATCAAGGTCAAAATAATCATTTTCATCAAGAAATGGAAATTGATCCTGAGATTATTCAACCACTTTTAAAACCGATGCTAACCATTTCAAATAAAGAATTTAAACAAACTTTTGGTATTTTAGCAGGTTCTTGGCGAGGAAAAAAACCTCTTCAAAGAAATGCCATCATTGCATTAGCTAATGCTAGAGATAAGACGGCAGTTCCTAACCTATTACGCTGTCTAGAGGAAGACCCAAGGCCGGTTATCAGAGGTACCGCTGCTTGGGCTTTAAGTATTTTGGCTAAAGGTAATGAAGCTGTTTTATCTTTTTTAGAAGAAAGTTTAGTTAAAGAAACAGATGAAGAAGCTACAACTGAAATAGAAAAAGCCATTACCAGTTTAAAAAAGGGTTGA